In Fimbriimonadaceae bacterium, the DNA window GTCGATCGCGTTCTGGAGTTCCCGTTGGTACTCGTTCCAGACCGGCGTCCGGGGGGTGAAAAACGCGTTGTGGCTCAGGGCCTGGTCGCGGAACAGCTTGATGTAGGGGTTGGGGTGCTTCGCGTAAAAGTCGGGGCTGACCTTGAGGAGCGGGGAGAACTTTTTCTGCCCCAAACAGAGAGTCTCCATACCTTCCTGGGACTGGAGGTACTTGAGAAACTCGAAGGCCTCCCGGGGGTGCTTGGCCCCACGGGGGATCGCAACGATGTCTTGTTCGACGATGACCCGGCCGGCAAGGTCGGGGCGGTCGTCCGGATGAGGGAAGGGGGCGGCCGCCCAGTCCAGCTTGGGGTTGTATTTTTGGATGAAGTTGGCCATCCAGACCCCTTGCATGACCGTGGCGACGCTACCGTCGATGAAGGCGTTCCGGGGTGAGTTGAACTGGCCAAACCCCTGCCGAAACGACTGCATCTGGCTCGACCCATAGCGCCGGGCAAAGCTCTGCATCCAGGTGAAGGCCCGGACGTTTTCGGGCAGATCGGTGGTGATCCGGCCTGCCTTGTCCATCAGTGTCCCGCCAAAGAAGTAGGGCCAGCTCCACGGCCACCACCCGGGCTCGGTCGGCAAGAACCCGGCCCTCGTGACATGGCCGTCCGAGTCTTTCCTCATGACCATCTCGTCCATCCGGTCTAGTTCACTGAACGTGCGGGGGGGCCGGTCAGGGTCCCAGCCAGCTTCGCGGAGGACGGCGCGGTTGTAGTGGAGCGCGGTCGTCGCCGGCGTCGCGGGGAGGGAGTACACCGTCCCCTTGTAGGTGCACAGGTCAAAGCAGGCAGGAATGTAGTCCGAACGCTTGATGCCGGCCTCCGCGCACATGCCGTCGAGGGGGGTCAAGGCGTGGTAGTAGGCATAGAGCGGCACGTTGGCGCCGGCGATGCCCGCCAGGTCGGGGGGAACTCCGGCAGCGGTCGCGAGCATCGTTTTCTCTTCGATGCCGCTGACCGAGAGGTACTCGACGTGGACCTTGTCCTGCCGCCGGTTGAAGTTGTCGATGACCCGGCGCATCGCGTCGGCCTCGAAGTCGGTCCACCCCGACCAGCACGTGACGAGGACGCGGCCGGGATATGTTTTGGGCCGCGACACCCGCTCCGTCTCGGCGACCGAGACGACCACGGCCGTCAGGGCCAGTCCCAGCCAGATGTTCCCGCCCTTCATGGCCGCCGTCAGTCTATCCCCGGTCCCGGTCGGGAGGCCCGGCGGCAACTCGGGGGCGCGCCCAGCGTATGA includes these proteins:
- a CDS encoding ABC transporter substrate-binding protein, whose amino-acid sequence is MKGGNIWLGLALTAVVVSVAETERVSRPKTYPGRVLVTCWSGWTDFEADAMRRVIDNFNRRQDKVHVEYLSVSGIEEKTMLATAAGVPPDLAGIAGANVPLYAYYHALTPLDGMCAEAGIKRSDYIPACFDLCTYKGTVYSLPATPATTALHYNRAVLREAGWDPDRPPRTFSELDRMDEMVMRKDSDGHVTRAGFLPTEPGWWPWSWPYFFGGTLMDKAGRITTDLPENVRAFTWMQSFARRYGSSQMQSFRQGFGQFNSPRNAFIDGSVATVMQGVWMANFIQKYNPKLDWAAAPFPHPDDRPDLAGRVIVEQDIVAIPRGAKHPREAFEFLKYLQSQEGMETLCLGQKKFSPLLKVSPDFYAKHPNPYIKLFRDQALSHNAFFTPRTPVWNEYQRELQNAIDKMNLLDPTPPKTLLAQVRERVQHLQDEVDHVDALRAKQGG